One Glycine max cultivar Williams 82 chromosome 4, Glycine_max_v4.0, whole genome shotgun sequence DNA segment encodes these proteins:
- the LOC100815200 gene encoding 50S ribosomal protein L27, chloroplastic isoform X2 yields the protein MATASMCMSFNLATEFKGLSLSSSSSFFGGSSGSLRAGPASVVSLPRRCPLTIENAHKKGAGSTKNGRDSQGKRLGVKIYGDQVAKPGSIIVRQRGTKFHAGKNVGLGKDYTIFSLIDGVVKFEKYGPDRKKVSVYPREVQPENPNSYRARKREYFRVRRERKKVRQEGAILKSQLVLASADDAAITNSMC from the exons ATGGCAACAGCGTCAATGTGTATGAGCTTCAACCTGGCAACAGAATTCAAGGGTCTctctttatcttcttcttcatcgttcttcggtggAAGTAGTGGTTCTCTCCGCGCGGGTCCTGCCTCGGTGGTGTCGCTGCCCCGGCGCTGCCCGCTGACCATAGAGAACGCGCACAAGAAGGGGGCGGGCAGCACCAAGAACGGCCGCGACTCGCAGGGCAAGCGCCTAGGAGTCAAGATTTACGGCGACCAGGTCGCCAAGCCCGGCTCCATCATCGTTCGCCAGCGCGGAACCAAG TTTCATGCAGGAAAGAATGTGGGGCTTGGCAAAGACTATACCATTTTCTCCTTGATTGATGGAGTTGTAAAATTTGAGAAATATGGACCTGACAGGAAAAAG GTGAGTGTTTACCCTCGAGAAGTACAGCCTGAGAACCCCAACAGCTATAGAGCAAGGAAGAGAGAGTACTTCAGGGTGAGGCGTGAACGCAAAAAAGTTAGACAAGAAGGAGCAATACTTAAATCCCAACTCGTGCTGGCTTCCGCTGATGATGCAGCAATCACTAATTCAATGTGTTGA
- the LOC100815200 gene encoding 50S ribosomal protein L27, chloroplastic isoform X1 → MATASMCMSFNLATEFKGLSLSSSSSFFGGSSGSLRAGPASVVSLPRRCPLTIENAHKKGAGSTKNGRDSQGKRLGVKIYGDQVAKPGSIIVRQRGTKVTKFHAGKNVGLGKDYTIFSLIDGVVKFEKYGPDRKKVSVYPREVQPENPNSYRARKREYFRVRRERKKVRQEGAILKSQLVLASADDAAITNSMC, encoded by the exons ATGGCAACAGCGTCAATGTGTATGAGCTTCAACCTGGCAACAGAATTCAAGGGTCTctctttatcttcttcttcatcgttcttcggtggAAGTAGTGGTTCTCTCCGCGCGGGTCCTGCCTCGGTGGTGTCGCTGCCCCGGCGCTGCCCGCTGACCATAGAGAACGCGCACAAGAAGGGGGCGGGCAGCACCAAGAACGGCCGCGACTCGCAGGGCAAGCGCCTAGGAGTCAAGATTTACGGCGACCAGGTCGCCAAGCCCGGCTCCATCATCGTTCGCCAGCGCGGAACCAAG gtTACAAAG TTTCATGCAGGAAAGAATGTGGGGCTTGGCAAAGACTATACCATTTTCTCCTTGATTGATGGAGTTGTAAAATTTGAGAAATATGGACCTGACAGGAAAAAG GTGAGTGTTTACCCTCGAGAAGTACAGCCTGAGAACCCCAACAGCTATAGAGCAAGGAAGAGAGAGTACTTCAGGGTGAGGCGTGAACGCAAAAAAGTTAGACAAGAAGGAGCAATACTTAAATCCCAACTCGTGCTGGCTTCCGCTGATGATGCAGCAATCACTAATTCAATGTGTTGA